The following DNA comes from Alnus glutinosa chromosome 6, dhAlnGlut1.1, whole genome shotgun sequence.
TAACCTAGAATTGTGTCTATGGTCATACATGAGACATCCTTATATAGACTTCAAAGTCTTGAGCCTCAAGcaaaaaacttgatttttttttttttttttggcaaaatataAGGTGACAAACAAACTGCACTAGGGTTATAGGTTGAAAACAAGAATTTCGATCTCTCTCGATGCATTCAAACTAACTTAGGACAAAACTTGGAACGCCACATTCTGTAAGACTTTAGTTCAAACTTAAATGGAACGCTGCATTTTGTGATCAGCCTTGAAGTTCTCTAAAAACATGTCTAGTGCAAACTAGATTGGAACGCCACTTGGAATGGCCAACATTGTTAGACTTGAACTTTCTTTAGGATAGTTCTAGTCCGAACTAACTTAGGACGACCAATAGAACAAGAAACACTGAAAGGACTTCAAACTTGGTAGATTGAACTGATCCAATTTTTATCAAATGCAATATAATTCTCATCAAATCTCTATCTTCAAGATTATCCAAATATACTCCAACAATATTCATCTTTTTGGACAGCAATTTGATCGATCAGCTTTGTACAGACTGAATTTAAAGTAGCAATCACAGGGTTAATTGTTGGACATTTTTCATAGTATATAGCAATAGCATTTGCTAGACCAATGCTTGCGACATTCTCCGCCAACCGCTCCATCGTCATCCCTACATTTCCTGTCGCAATGGGCTAGTAGTCTGCATCTCCCACGCCATGTTTTGCTCAGAAAATGACAACTCTTTCCCATTGCTAATTTCAAAAGTCATCATTAGTTATGTGATTgattaaaaaatgatattaaaaGCCATCCCATTTTTTATTGACACTTAATGAATACTTAATACATATAAAGAATTACTCATACATTCCTCGCTCCCTTCGGACATGAATCATTAATTTACTCAGCACCTTTTCAAAGCTTCCCTCCATATCGCTTTACTAAAACCACGTTGAAAGAACATATGATCTCTTCCCTCTATAATACTTTTGCAAAAAATCACACATAACATCTCCATTAAAGCCCCATTTCAGCAGCCTCTCTCCTATAGATAAACTGTTCCTTACTACGTACCGGCCACAGTTTACTACAGTTGATTAACTCACTAATCATGTTTGTTTGTATGACGATATATGGATTTGGGAGTTCCTATCTTAGCTTCCTGGTAACACACTTTTGTACACCAATACGTTATTTTACATTTCAGTTGGTTTGAATACTAATATTCAcagtttattttctttggtttgggcttaaaaaaagaaaagaagagaaaatgaaaaacttcatttattacccttgatattttaaactttacaatcatacctttaaattttaaaaaagagtcaatttaattagtatattcatcttttaaatttttttttttaatttcatcctttcgttaggatttttcattaaattctaaagcatgggtgtcaaaattttcaaaatatctatattttttaaaaaaataaaaaaataaaaaaaaatcaaggatttAGGCGTTAGTCAGGATTTAAAGGAATTCGTAAAAATACTCacacctaaatctttgaaaaaaaaaaattaaacattttttttaaaaaaaaaaaagaaaaagaaaaaaggtattttaataattttgacaagatttaaaggaaaatattaactaatagtttaaattgaaaaaacttgaaagatgaatacattatattgacatttttaaaagtttaagggTATAATTGCAAAACTGATGAAATAGAAGAGGTggtaagtgattttttttttttttttttaaaaaaaaaaaaaaaaaaaaaaaaaaaaggaaaaaaaaactgcttTACGTGTTCCTGATAAGGTACTTATTGGTTATTTTAAATATTCCCTATTTACTGAATGACATGCGATTTCATAATGGTACCGAattagtggattttttttattttattggaagAAAGGAAGTAGGATcaaagaaaaacgaaattgGGATAGTTTGAAAGCTACTGAGACATATATGCCTGCATTCTAATATATATCTAATTTCTAAAGAAATactggatttatttttttgcaaatgatAGAGAGAAATTAAAGAACTGTGTAATTTTGCATGCAGACCAGGGCATTTGCTTAACTTTTGCATAGCATATGATATCCTATTAATTATGAAGAATATTTATCAACTCTTGATTTAACAAAAACTTGATTTGTATTTCGTTGACAACTATTGCAGCGTCAACATTTCATATGACTTCTAGTTTCGGTCAAAATGCTGCGGAACAATTCTTTGCTACTTCTTAATGCGTATTTAATTTTCTGCATGAGCTTCCAGGCATGGTGGTTTTAAATGGATACAAGTTAATTTATTATAACGATTCCCAATAACTGACAGCAGAGGAATTCAATAGAGAAAGTGGTCGCTCGCTTGTATACAGATGAACGTTATGGATTAATTACATGGTATATGGCAAATGATGaaaaaaagcagaaaaagaatgaaagaatcTGAGGGATATATGCTTAATCGTTTCTCTAGGAGGTCTTGCATTCTGGAGGGAGGCCCTGGGGAAACCTCTTTGTGTCAGTGCAGTAATTATAAATCATGTAGTTCTTCTGTACCCATTTCAGCCTGTCTTGATTCGAAGCGTCCAACTGTTGTGAAAGCCAGGAATTACTAGTGgtagaagaagatgaagtgCAAGATGAGGCTCCAGAAGACCAAATGCAAGCATCAGCTTTGAAGTTTCTGTAGGAAGCGGTAAATGGGGCTTGGCTCCAGTCTGTCTTCACAAGCCCACCTCTTGTCGCCCAGTCATCAGCATTCCAGAGACTCGAGTATATCCTCATTGGCTGGTTCTTTGGGAATGCAACGCCGATCGATTCTAAATTCTTGAACTCTCTAATGGGAGTGCCATCCACAGAGAATCTGAATTATGAACAGAAAAAgatgtaagaaaacaaaaacacaacagATGTATACATAGAAAGATGCATGCATGGATCGAAGGAGTTGTTAATCGTACATAATACGCTGGGGATTCCAAAGGATGGAATATGTGTGAAAATCAGCAGTTGGATCAAACCAGAGATAAAACTGTTGCTCTCTGTTGCCCTTGCCTTGGCTGAAGACATTGGTGTGAACGATGTAAGGATCGCCACTCAGATTTCCCAAGAACTCGAAGTCTATCTCGTCCCATGCTGATCCTTTTGAAGATAACTGCATGAATGTAAACACAATCATTCaaatatttgtaaaaattaagAACATAATTTGAATTGATGGTTTTGAGGGAAACGTATACCGACAGCGCGCAGAAACAACTTACATAGTAGGCAGTAACGGTGCCAGCAGAGTTTCCAGGGACAAGCTTGAGCTGCATATCTATCTTTCCAAAAAGAAACTCGTTCCTGGACTGGAATCCTGAGCCAGAGGCTTTGTCGAGTGAGAGGCTAAGAAGGTCGCCGTTGTTAAGCATCTTCCCTCGGCCATCTCCCCATGTGATGTCAAAGTCTTGGTACAAGTTAGCAGCCGCGAGAGCCACGAAAGAGCTAAGAAGGGTAAGAGCCAGAAACGTAAACGGAGCACTTGAGCAAGCAGAAGAAGTCATGGCAAATGGTATCAAATCAGTCGTGAGCTTTGGAAGTGGAGGGATGGTTGTGGCTCAAAGAACTTGTTTGGTACTTATATAGTGCTCAACAAGTGAACAGATGAGAATAAAGTGGAGGAAAGGCATGGGAAGGTCCAGTCAGCTAAGCTGTACACAGTTGCTGGCACCtacaaaagaagaataaaataaaaaagcagtCAACATCGCACTACCAATTACCAAACGCAGCCAAAACCAGCATCATTTGTTTCTCTTATATAATTACGCGTTTTACATCTCAGTTTTGTTCCCTTACTTTTGTGGGCACCAGCCTAGCCCCCTGTATTTCCAACTAATGCTCTGTTTTCGAGCAAGTGCGTGTTCCAAACCACAACAACCTCCACCACTCGAGACTTAAATGACTTTACTGTTGTCTCCATCTCTATCTAAACTATAGGCAATTAAGCAACTTCGTGGATGCTACTATTGGCACAGctttttttgggcctttttttattttttctccttgGAAActgaacaaattttttattgtttcataACGATGATCAGAATATTTATAGTGCCAATGGGACGTTTATGCAGAatgaaatacttattttttaaccTCATTATTGTTAGTTGCATCTCTCATGAACTAAGCTTTTAGTAACCGTTATAAATACAACTTATTGTACACAATCATATATTAAGCaatagggataacttcacacAAGAGTATTGAATCATACACCGTTTTAAGATAAGGGTATTGAACTAGTAAACGTTTCAAATTGGagttttcaagttttcaaatgttttaattaaagatactccgttaggatttgctgttaaatttttaaaaaaaaaattctaaaataccctttgtgtttatttttttaaaaaaattttataaatttttttaaagattcatgAATGAgtgtttttgcaaattccattaaattctgaccaacacttagatcctagcattttttttcctaaaaaaaaagagtattttaTGTACTACGTTtggatttactgttaaatcctaacagagtatccttaagtgagacgtttggaaacttaGATACCCCAATTTGaaacgtttgctagttcaatacccttatctcaaaacggcatataatttgatacccttttgtaaATTTATCCCTAGACAATAAAATCATAATACTGCCTTTataggattttattttaatagtgaACGTAGGTGAATTAGACCAAAACACTCATAAAATATTCTATCTCAGCTTTTTCTTATTCCActattttcttaatattttcatAGCCTTGTGAATTTCTTCGTTCACTTTATGTACTAAAGTAATTTTCGCATTGCGGTTGTTTACTGATTCTAGTTTGCTGAGAATGGGATTATTGAGGAGTGCTTGGGAGAGGTATAAcgccccaaattttttttttttatatataatatttttggacctaaaaataaataaataaatatatatatattcataaaagaagaaggaaattttgtctctttcaatttattatacAAAATTATTCTATGGGTTCTCTTTTATTCTTATTAGTGTAGCCCATAATTTATaatgatctttatttatttatttatttattttctttattttttttaacccaatttGGTTAAGGCCATAAAAAGCCCATGAGATAAAACACTTATTATCTTGCACTTATGTGATAATAAAATGAGAaacttgtttattaaaaaaaaaaacccacagctctctctctcgcagACCACTCACACGTTGTAGAAGAAGCCTTGCCACCTTTCCCATCTTTAAAGCAGAAACCAGTGACACCTTGCTAATGCAATCTGACCCTCTCGCCACATTTCAGTTCAACGAAATACACGTTGAGCCCATGCAATGCCCCTTTAAGCCACGATAGCTCCATTCTTCTCCTATTTAATCACTCTCCTCGCCATGCATCAAGGCATCGGCAGAAATTCAGTCCTTAGCCATTTTCAAAACTTAACCCAGCAGGTATTCattcctctttgtttcttttgtaaagCTTTTGTGATTAAATTATGGTGGTTCAGAGTATTTAGTTCTGAGAACTCTCTGCTTTTAAATCGAATGATCTGTGCTGAGTTTGAagctttgatttttgataatgGGTTGCGATTATTTGGCTTTTGAGTACTATGTTActggaaatttatttttttttcttcctttctttttctttggttggACGACCCCCTTagtatttcttttccttcccctgcttctttcttctctcttctttttcttttcttgtttctaaGAGAGAGTTGGGGTGAGGGGAGGATTTGAGAAACAAAGTAGGGAAAAGGGGGAGACCGGCCGAAAGGGGGATGTGGGGTGGGGAAGGGAGAAGACCCAGCCGGTGGGCTAGCCACCGGACTGGGCGGACTGTACCGCCGGGCCGGCAGACCGCGGCCCTGCGCCGGTGACGCCACCGGAGGGCGTTTTTCCGGCGATTTCTGGTTCCCTGTGAGTGTTAATTTCTGGGCTTTTGATTTTCAGATTATGGGTTGAATGGGTCTTTGAGAAATCTTTGAGTCTTGATCTTGTTTCAGTTTGGGTTGATTTGTTATGAAAATTATGGCTTTAAGAAGGATTCTTCggtagaaaagagaaaaggaaattgaaaattctgaactttttctgaagaaaaaaaaaaaccgtaggGGTGTAAGAGAAATCACAGGGTAGACTTTCGGGTAAGAGTTCTCTTGAGATTTGATTTTGGGGGTTATTTTTCTGGAGGATTTCCTTGTAGAAAACTGAATAGGTGTAAAAAtcttttgagaattgttgggtTGTTTTTCAGGTAGAGGAACCGATTGGGATTGAGAATTTCTGAGTTTTGTTTTGGGATGTTGTAGTTTTGATTGTGTTGTTGGGATGTTTTGATGTGATGAATTATCTAGTCAGTTTGGAGTGATTTTGGGGGCTGTTTGGTGATAGCCAGTCGGTGCTTTTTTATCTTGGGCATTCTTGTATTTCTTCTGATTAACTAAACAGGTACACTTTGGATTGGGTTGAATTATTTAGAAAAAAGTGTTGCTGAATGCTAAAGGAATGCTGTGACTTTTGGGCTGATTTCTTATTGTGGCCATATGAGTATggattatataatttaatatatgaTTTGTAATCTGGATTTTTGCTAAAATATTGAGACTCTACACTAAATCTTTTATTTGGTATATCAGATAGGTTGAATCTCTTTTATATGAATATTGAGTTGTTATTTGGCTACTGACTTGGGATATAAACACTGAAATTGTTATCCCTGTGCTGTCTAAATTAGGAACATGAACTAATCCTTTGGTTACCACAATCTAAGCTAGATTTATATGCACAATTTTCATGGATGTATTGCACTATGAAAACTGGAACATCCTGGAAAGATTCAGGTCATTCAAAGAGGCAATAATGGAGACTAGGAAATTTCCTTGTAAAATCACATGAGTTTCTGTTGAAATATTGTAGttgctagaatttttatttaCCCCTACTTGAATAAGTGATGACCCATGTgattatagaaattttaaaaattacattgcAGAAACATGtctttattttaaatctttAGCGTCATATGCAcccaatttaattatttttaatatatatatatatatatatatatccttgaaatctattttttttgtgATCCTAACTAGGTAGAAGTATCCAAAACCTCACTCAGGACCACCAAGGTAAGGAAACACAACCTTAAAAACCCcggcaaatttttaaataaaatcttttccAAGGAAAAATGTCGGGAATTTTCGAAAGACTTTCACTTTAACATTATTTGTTCTATTATCTCAagtatgaaataatgaatatgttatttgtaattACATGAATGAATGAAGCTGGTGATTATATGTTATATGTGCACTATATGAATGAAGAGGATGATGAAATTATGATTGAATACTTGTTTTATGTGCACCACACAAAGTTTTGTCACACGGTACCATAATGCTGTGATCCGGATcttataatgatgatgatgatgggtagcggggcaaccacaccaaaagtgtggggctatcggccggggggttcttacctagggagcttcctaacccggcagctctcccctgtgacgacaggatgagccatgggtccttcgggatcggtcctatggacgagcccaacgtgcgccgctcatggtaaaaatgcgGAATTGGACCAGTGGTAGACAAAACTTACATATTATGAATGATGATTATGAATGCACATTTCTTATtgttactgattttttttatgtgaaattttaaatttgtaaattaattttatattgtatcttatgttttgttgtgttacttactgagttgttgAACTCACCCCCTTACCCTTACAATTCTTTTCAGATGGCGCTTCATATCATCATCCTCATAGCGGGCGTACCCATAGGGGTCGCTACCTATGATGATCCACAGTTCTGGCCCATTGATGCCGATTAGtgggtttatgtttgttttgatagCCCGTGATCATAATGTTTAGTCAgggatatatttttttgtttatgtatagTTAATGATACTGCTAGTCCGGACCAGTTTGGAGGTAGTAGAAGTTTCCCTCCAAGAAATAGTACGAAGACcggattatttttttgtatatgaacagtgttttattttgtgatccCTGACTATTTGTATTAGTTGAAAAGTTACTAAGACTTATTATATATGTGAAATTATGAGTATTAATCTACATCTTGTGATTATTGTGTTAttctctttaaaaataaaaagaatcgaatttgtggatgattttatttttctcaagttcacGTATCCCCTTTTATCCCAAATCGGGGGCGTGACAAGAGGCCACCCAAATTGAAGCGGAGGAAAGCTGGTGACTGGTGAGGGCCTGCAGCTAAATAAGCTGGGCTAGAAAATctgtagaatattttttttctttttaagaagaAAGTTAAACTTTCATTAATGACCCAAAGTACATAAAAAATCACCAAATGGCATGCATAATCAACTACCTTATAGATGTACACCCAACATGaatctaaaaaaatttagactATTACAGAAAGTTGCTAACAAAGAAATCCAGCCAACAGAATGGTGCATCTGCATTGACATAAATCTTTGCTTGAGTAGGGAGCCGATCACGTATTCTGAACGAAAATTAAAGACCAAGTTAATCTAACACAGAACAATCTATCGATCTGTTCTGATAGATCGAAGCTGCCGTCGAAAGAAACACCACCTGGAGACCTCCCAAGATGGCGTGTGAAAGACACGAGCCGCCGTCGGAAGATCCCTTGTAGCAGCTGATCACCAGAAATCTCCGGGCGCCATTAGACACCGCAAAAGAGACAGGGCATGGCCATCACGCGTGGCTCAAGGTGTGAAAACATCCTAGCGCGTGATGACCACGCGCCAATCACCGACGAGCTTTCTGGCCGTAGTAAGCGGCAGCTAGACCAGAGGACAGCGGCAAGAGAGGCTGGGGGGTGCGCGTCAAGTAGAGGACGGTGGACCTGCACAGATCTAGTCTCGAAGATTGTTGAAAAACTGAAGCACGACCAAGCCTTCCACCAGCAACATGAGTAGCAGACTTTCCCCCTTTGGAACCTCTCTAAAGTACTTTCCTgccaacaaacaaataaaactaaaaaagaaaaacaacacaaaCCTCCATAGTCCCAAAAGACTAGGAGGACAAAACTACCACCAGATCTAGTCCTTGGGGACGAAAACCACCACCGCCCTAGTGGCTGGAGGACTCTAGCTGTTAGAAATATAAtgttataaaaagaagaatcaaaacaaaaacactgaaattgtaacaaaaatattatgtgagaaagaacaaaaatctaaaataaaaagatagcTTTGAGGCACGATGAATCATTATCTTTAAGATGATATTTGCCCCCACTCGGAATGAGTTTGCTAATAGGTTGCTAGCAAACCGCCTCCAGGATACAACAAAGCTATAAATTCTACAGATAGCAATTTTGGAGAATTCCTACAATTTCACTTGTGAATTTCTAAAATTGAGAATGAAAATCTGAATAATAAAATCGGTGGAGGaatgttatatttataaatattgaaaGGGCACATGTGAAAAGTCATAACTTTTCATTTCATGTAACTGCTGTCAGTTAcgatattaatattataaactGTCTCATAGCACCCAACAGAGCAATTAGTCTAACGGATGAGGTGCCTCTGTATATCATCGATCGCATAGGTTCGAGTCTTCATAAGTGCAATCTTACGGTTTTAATACTTTTAGACATTAAAACCATCATTTGCCAAGGAGAAGAGTCGAACCCTTGCTCTTTGGGTTTGAAAGAAATCACTAAGCCACCGCCGACAAACCACGGCACTGTTTATGGAACCTCTTTCTGTTTTCTCGCAATTTAAATTCTTATCgttgaatattttattggtgttgctgttattcttttctttctatttaagatttttttttttttttttttttttttttttttttttttttggaacaaatagCATTTGTTATTATAACATCTGAAAGCCCAAAGGCTACATCATAAGAATTGAGGGACATACCCCCCATACTCTTAAGTCAGAagaatctgacttaaaaaacaaattacatatgtaaaatatcaaattttactaaaattacaatcagccccctaacaaagaaaattctagtaaaacttGAGCAACACATAAGCAACTGTACATAGAAACTAGAGAATATACAAACATATCTaacagaaaattcaatccaagtcgTCGTAGGAGAGCACTGTCTTCGCCGGAGACCGGTGCGTGTACAACACGCGCCTCCCCTGAAGCCGTCAAACATCAGATCAGCCACCCAATGCCCGGCCACCGCCTTTGCACGGCGAAAAACGACGGAGCGAGACCTCCATGCGCCGGTCGAAGATAAAACTTCACTGGCGCGTGACGATCACGCGCCGGTCACCGATGATCCCAATGGCCGGAACAAACAGCGGCGGAACAAGAAGACACCGGTGAACCCATCTGAGCGGCGCGTGTCTCTAAAAAGCCGACGAATAAGCGTATATCTAGCATCAAAAGTTGAACAGTTTAGGCACTAAACGCTCCACCGACAAGACAAAACGAAACATAAAACTCCCCACCGGACGCCTCGAGAAGAACCTCTTGCTAGAGAAaacgagaagaaagaaagaaaaaccagctaaaaacaacacaaaactcCAGAGCCCAGAAGACTCggagaacaaaactccacagcctTACAACTGGGAGAAAACTACCATACCCATGGTACATACCATGGAGGAAACAAAAAACTCCACCGGGGAAGGGAGGCATAGAAGCCTCCCTTCCCGGCGATCATCAACCTGCTTGGCTGTTTTCAGAAGAGACGCACACAAGAAACTCCCGTGATAATATTTCGTGCTTCAACTCCCGTGGTCGCATAATCGCATAACATGAAAGTAATTGTGTTGGTGTTCAGTGAAATACAACTTTGATAATGCTCGGTGGAAAACATAGATGAATGATAAAGTAAAGATAAAATGCAGAAATAACAAAATAAGAACACGATAAATTTTACATGGTTTGGCCTATGATCTACATTCACAGAATAAAAGTTAAAGGgctatattatattt
Coding sequences within:
- the LOC133870685 gene encoding probable xyloglucan endotransglucosylase/hydrolase protein 23, with translation MTSSACSSAPFTFLALTLLSSFVALAAANLYQDFDITWGDGRGKMLNNGDLLSLSLDKASGSGFQSRNEFLFGKIDMQLKLVPGNSAGTVTAYYLSSKGSAWDEIDFEFLGNLSGDPYIVHTNVFSQGKGNREQQFYLWFDPTADFHTYSILWNPQRIIFSVDGTPIREFKNLESIGVAFPKNQPMRIYSSLWNADDWATRGGLVKTDWSQAPFTASYRNFKADACIWSSGASSCTSSSSTTSNSWLSQQLDASNQDRLKWVQKNYMIYNYCTDTKRFPQGLPPECKTS